A section of the Hemitrygon akajei chromosome 8, sHemAka1.3, whole genome shotgun sequence genome encodes:
- the proca1 gene encoding uncharacterized protein proca1 has product MWPLLLALLWPSAHHLAGCHRGAWEGTGRREAYYLTDGPYCAKWSAAPSAAKQLRFTQISDGAEMVKSMLQSNGQVLECSVTGDQVAVRSFMNDCMLRAADSPLTGRILLNQQWATGRAECLKLQLKRAANLGHSQGDVVPRRSPREARSSGEAVLRRRKRGFTYPGTLWCGAGNNAKSYDHLGQFSETDKCCREHDHCSHVIYPFSYSYGHRNFRLHTMSHCDCDTELKQCLRRVNDTSSRIVGQAFFNVLEVPCFDLAYKEQCVERYWYGWCKRYDHILVAVPRKSVLFDYGGDLIDKPTIEPKSDSFFPATLPWMSSRPSVTAAKPEATSQQSTLGQVLNAAEDLLKVMATVTQSSVHGNVPGTASSSVNEKTDILLDKAKQKKKKRRKGKKRRKGKGKKKNRKGKLGSKGSKATNVIEKKIQNKEYFTEIEKTGSSNELDQHLFDNSLDSVINRDIFNNMMNDDSHRVDSYTQLHKTSTETVPKPDRRFQHLRMEDDTPLSVTQNPSAEFYRENLTAKLWHEPVIGHQSYTEGTFTLAPTEPNPNSRSFKKETSVLTLITPRQEETTTPSVTHTVPKQVALNSTLKPNHLVPPVGNVIKKPWRKKGRRRHNLKSRQKRKMTIPTAPGQVIDGDVET; this is encoded by the exons ATGTGGCCGCTTCTCCTGGCTCTGCTCTGGCCCTCAGCTCATCACTTGGCCGGCTGCCACCGGGGCGCCTGGGAGGGGACGGGACGGCGGGAGGCTTACTACCTGACGGACGGCCCCTACTGTGCGAAGTGGTCCGCCGCCCCGAGCGCTGCGAAGCAGCTGCGGTTTACCCAGATCAGCGACGGCGCCGAGATGGTTAAATCCATGTTGCAGAGCAACGGCCAGGTCCTGGAATGCTCCGTCACGGGAGATCAGGTCGCAGTCCGTTCCTTTATGAACGACTGCATGCTCCGGGCAGCGGACTCCCCCTTAACTGGGCGGATTCTCCTGAACCAGCAGTGGGCGACCGGTAGAGCCGAGTGCCTGAAGCTGCAGCTGAAAAGAGCCGCGAACTTGGGTCATTCCCAAGGAGACGTTGTTCCGCGCCGGTCGCCTCGGGAGGCTCGATCCAGTGGGGAAGCCGTTCTCCGCAGGAGGAAAAGAGGTTTCACTTACCCCGGCACCCTGTGGTGTGGGGCAGGGAACAACGCTAAGAGCTATGACCATTTGG gcCAGTTTTCTGAGACGGACAAGTGTTGCCGGGAACATGACCACTGTTCTCACGTGATCTACCCTTTCTCTTATTCCTACGGTCACAGGAACTTCAGGCTGCACACCATGAGCCACTGTGACTGCGATACTGA GTTAAAGCAGTGCTTGAGAAGAGTGAATGACACATCATCCCGGATTGTAGGTCAGGCCTTCTTCAATGTGTTAGAGGTCCCTTGCTTTGACTTGGCGTACAAGGAGCAGTGCGTGGAACGGTATTGGTATGGCTG GTGCAAGAGGTATGATCATATTCTTGTTGCTGTACCAAGAAAATCTGTGCTCTTTGATTACGGAGGAGATCTGATCGATAAGCCAACAATAGAGCCGAAATCCGATTCCTTTTTCCCAGCAACCTTGCCTTGGATGAGTAGCAGGCCATCAGTTACAGCCGCTAAACCAGAAGCTACAAGTCAGCAGTCAACCCTCGGCCAAGTACTCAATGCGGCAGAAGACCTCCTTAAAGTCATGGCGACTGTCACTCAGAGCTCAGTCCACGGCAATGTGCCCGGGACTGCAAGCAGTTCTGTAAATGAGAAGACTGACATTTTGTTGGACAAAGCCaagcagaagaagaagaaaagaaggaaaggcaaaaagagaagaaaggggaaagggaagaagaagaATCGTAAAGGTAAACTTGGTTCCAAAGGCAGCAAGGCAACGAATGTCATTGAAAAGAAAATTCAGAACAAGGAGTATTTCACTGAGATTGAGAAGACCGGAAGCAGTAATGAACTTGACCAACATTTATTTGATAACTCTTTGGATTCAGTGATAAATAGAGATATATTTAATAACATGATGAATGATGACTCCCACAGAGTGGATAGCTACACACAACTACATAAGACATCTACTGAGACAGTGCCCAAACCTGATCGGAGATTTCAGCATCTCAGAATGGAAGACGATACTCCTCTGTCGGTGACACAGAACCCTTCAGCTGAATTCTATAGAGAAAATCTGACTGCCAAATTATGGCACGAGCCAGTTATTGGGCATCAGTCCTACACAGAAGGAACATTCACCTTGGCGCCCACTGAACCAAACCCTAATTCCCGCTCCTTCAAAAAAGAAACTTCTGTTTTAACACTGATTACTCCTCGACAAGAGGAGACAACAACTCCATCAGTTACCCACACAGTGCCCAAACAGGTGGCACTAAATTCTACGTTGAAACCAAACCACTTAGTTCCCCCAGTTGGCAACGTAATCAAGAAACCATGGCGTAAAAAGGGCAGGAGAAGACACAATCTAAAATCTCGGCAAAAAAGAAAGATGACTATACCAACAGCACCTGGCCAGGTTATTGATGGAGATGTTGAAACGTAG